The following are encoded together in the Oceanobacillus zhaokaii genome:
- a CDS encoding AraC family transcriptional regulator produces MKEKGTLKNSEQYFHIPSTFAKEVLYYPTMGGNYFCSEQYETKRQRFEQYYFCYVKKGKMKVFYKDGKYIAKENDFFFLDCHFPHLYGAVENSNIEWVHFKGAGAKEYFDLLYRKSGCIFSIDNNWEIPNYMKQILNMMKEDKVDEHVASLIIQHIIYELLKLSNQNQNIDGTIKQAVVFIEKNYNKDISLIDIAKQVNLSPYHFSRIFKEQTKYTPRQFLINYRINYAKDLLYTSNFSIGEIAFKCGFNSESYFVTTFKKHTGYSPKKYQEFIFKITI; encoded by the coding sequence ATGAAGGAGAAAGGAACCTTAAAGAATTCAGAACAATATTTTCATATTCCAAGTACTTTTGCTAAAGAAGTTCTTTATTACCCAACAATGGGAGGAAATTATTTTTGTTCAGAACAATATGAGACAAAAAGGCAGCGTTTTGAGCAGTACTATTTTTGTTATGTGAAAAAAGGGAAAATGAAAGTTTTTTATAAGGATGGAAAATATATCGCAAAAGAAAATGATTTTTTCTTTTTGGATTGTCATTTTCCACACCTTTATGGTGCTGTGGAAAATAGTAATATTGAATGGGTTCACTTCAAAGGGGCTGGTGCCAAAGAGTACTTTGATCTTTTATATAGGAAAAGTGGTTGTATTTTTTCTATTGATAATAATTGGGAAATACCTAATTATATGAAACAGATTCTAAATATGATGAAGGAAGATAAAGTAGATGAACATGTTGCTTCCCTTATAATTCAACATATTATTTATGAATTATTGAAATTATCTAATCAAAATCAGAATATAGATGGAACAATAAAACAAGCAGTTGTGTTCATTGAAAAAAACTATAATAAGGATATTAGTTTAATAGATATAGCAAAACAAGTAAATCTTAGTCCATATCATTTTTCTAGGATATTTAAAGAACAGACAAAATATACTCCTAGACAATTCTTAATTAATTACAGAATCAATTATGCAAAGGATCTTTTATATACATCTAATTTTTCGATTGGTGAAATTGCATTTAAATGTGGATTTAATAGTGAATCGTATTTTGTTACAACTTTCAAAAAGCATACAGGATATTCTCCCAAAAAGTATCAAGAGTTTATATTTAAGATAACTATATAG
- the iolG gene encoding inositol 2-dehydrogenase → MKEIRVGIIGLGRMGRIHARNIAENVPSATLYAACHYNEEELERARKDLGVKETFKNYEDMISSPNIDAVVIVSPSSLHTKHIRLAMEKGLHVFCEKPIGLDVEDIKQTIEVINAHPNQAFQLGFMRRYDESYQYAKKMVDEGAIGELTLIRCYGIDPGSELESFVKFAADGKSGGLFADLSIHDIDLVRWISGMEVKHVWAIGKNAAYPVLDDLGELETGAAMMQLEDKTMALLVSGRNAAHGYHVETELIGTKGMLRVAQEPEKNLVTVFNEQGVTRPTFQTFPERFREAFLREMREFILCIKAGREPEVTAYDGLQSTIVAEACQKSIDTEQLINLN, encoded by the coding sequence ATGAAGGAAATAAGAGTTGGTATTATCGGTTTAGGAAGAATGGGACGAATTCATGCTCGAAATATTGCAGAAAATGTACCAAGTGCAACTCTTTATGCAGCATGTCATTATAATGAAGAAGAATTAGAAAGGGCTAGAAAAGATTTAGGTGTAAAAGAAACTTTTAAAAATTATGAGGACATGATTTCTAGCCCAAACATTGATGCGGTAGTTATTGTATCACCATCTAGCCTTCATACTAAACATATTCGTTTGGCAATGGAAAAAGGTTTACATGTTTTCTGTGAAAAACCAATTGGTTTAGATGTAGAAGATATTAAACAAACAATAGAAGTGATTAATGCACATCCAAATCAAGCTTTTCAATTAGGTTTCATGAGACGATATGATGAATCTTACCAATATGCGAAAAAAATGGTCGATGAAGGTGCTATTGGTGAATTAACATTAATTCGTTGTTATGGAATTGATCCAGGCTCTGAACTAGAAAGCTTCGTTAAATTTGCTGCTGATGGTAAGAGTGGTGGATTATTTGCAGATTTGTCTATCCATGATATTGACTTAGTAAGATGGATATCTGGTATGGAAGTAAAACATGTTTGGGCAATTGGTAAAAATGCAGCTTATCCAGTATTAGATGACTTAGGCGAATTAGAAACAGGTGCCGCCATGATGCAATTAGAAGATAAAACAATGGCCCTTTTAGTTTCTGGTAGAAATGCAGCTCATGGTTATCATGTGGAAACAGAATTGATTGGTACAAAAGGAATGTTACGTGTAGCTCAAGAACCCGAAAAAAATCTTGTAACAGTATTTAATGAACAAGGTGTAACCAGACCAACTTTTCAAACCTTCCCAGAACGTTTTAGAGAAGCTTTTCTCCGAGAAATGAGAGAATTCATATTATGTATAAAAGCAGGTCGTGAACCAGAAGTAACCGCATACGATGGTTTACAGAGTACAATTGTTGCTGAGGCTTGTCAAAAATCTATCGATACGGAGCAATTAATTAATTTAAATTAA
- a CDS encoding zinc-dependent alcohol dehydrogenase has product MKALLKKGPGLDNVGLEEIAQPMINDEEIKVKVHATGICGTDIHIVLDEYPADYPVVMGHEYSGIVEEVGGNVSAFKKGDRVVSHTAAVTCGQCYYCRHGLLMLCEERKSIGSGVNGAFAEYVKVPARLAYNIPENISLDEAALSEPLACVVRSVIERATVKAGDRVVVAGPGTIGLLVLQVARASGGDIVVVGTSKDKARLELATELGAIDTVIVDDPKDKDKLVSLMGTFDVAFECSGAAPSADNCLQLLKKTGLYVQVGLYGKKIEFDHDLALMKEINMTNSYASEPTSWVTALQLLESGKVNVRPLISNKLSLDDWKKGFDIAINKEGYKVLLDPSVK; this is encoded by the coding sequence ATGAAGGCATTATTGAAAAAAGGACCCGGTTTAGATAATGTTGGGCTTGAGGAAATAGCTCAACCTATGATAAACGATGAGGAAATCAAAGTAAAAGTGCATGCTACTGGTATTTGCGGTACGGATATCCATATTGTACTAGACGAATACCCAGCTGACTATCCAGTAGTCATGGGACATGAATATTCAGGAATTGTAGAAGAAGTCGGAGGAAACGTGAGTGCATTCAAAAAAGGAGATCGAGTGGTCTCCCATACTGCAGCTGTGACATGTGGGCAATGCTACTATTGCAGACACGGATTGCTCATGTTATGTGAGGAGAGAAAGTCAATCGGATCAGGTGTAAATGGAGCATTTGCAGAATATGTTAAAGTCCCAGCACGCCTAGCCTATAATATCCCAGAAAATATCAGCCTGGATGAAGCAGCACTAAGCGAACCATTAGCATGCGTTGTTCGAAGTGTAATTGAAAGGGCAACGGTAAAAGCGGGAGACAGGGTTGTTGTAGCAGGACCAGGCACAATAGGATTACTAGTATTACAAGTAGCTAGAGCTAGCGGTGGAGATATAGTTGTTGTCGGTACATCCAAGGATAAAGCCAGACTCGAACTTGCAACAGAGCTCGGAGCAATCGATACGGTCATTGTCGATGATCCAAAAGACAAAGATAAATTAGTGAGCCTAATGGGAACTTTTGATGTAGCATTTGAGTGTTCCGGCGCAGCTCCTTCAGCTGATAACTGCCTACAATTATTGAAGAAAACTGGGTTATATGTGCAAGTAGGATTGTACGGTAAGAAAATTGAATTCGACCATGATTTAGCCCTAATGAAAGAAATAAATATGACAAATAGCTACGCATCTGAACCAACATCATGGGTAACAGCATTACAACTTTTAGAGTCTGGAAAGGTAAATGTTCGTCCACTGATCTCTAATAAACTATCATTAGATGATTGGAAAAAAGGATTTGATATTGCGATAAATAAAGAAGGGTATAAGGTGTTGCTTGATCCTAGTGTGAAGTAA
- the fba gene encoding class II fructose-1,6-bisphosphate aldolase has product MLVSMKEMLKVAIENNYAVGQFNINNFQWAEAILRGAEEEKSPVILASSDRIVDYLGGFKLIASTVENMVREMVITVPVVLHLDHGLSVERCKEAVDAGYSSVMFDGSKLSIEENIRQTKEVVTYAHKNGISVEAEVGSVGGTEDGIVGGIRYADSNECLRLVQETDVDALAAALGSVHGPYKGEPKLGFAEMEEISELIGIPLVLHGGSGIPEHQIKKSIELGHAKINVNTECNQVWAKTVREILTNDQELYNPQSILVPGMEAITEVVKEKMRLFGSSNQAC; this is encoded by the coding sequence ATGTTAGTTTCAATGAAGGAAATGCTAAAGGTAGCCATAGAAAATAACTACGCTGTTGGTCAATTTAACATCAATAATTTTCAATGGGCAGAGGCGATTCTTCGAGGTGCAGAAGAGGAAAAATCACCAGTAATTCTCGCTTCCTCTGATAGAATAGTAGATTATTTAGGGGGCTTTAAATTGATCGCCTCAACAGTAGAAAATATGGTCAGGGAAATGGTGATTACGGTACCTGTTGTACTCCATTTGGATCATGGTCTTAGTGTAGAACGATGCAAAGAAGCAGTTGATGCTGGCTATAGCTCTGTGATGTTTGATGGCTCTAAGCTTTCCATTGAGGAAAATATTAGACAAACAAAGGAAGTCGTTACGTATGCCCATAAAAATGGCATATCGGTAGAGGCGGAAGTCGGTTCTGTTGGCGGTACAGAGGATGGCATTGTAGGTGGAATAAGGTATGCTGATTCAAACGAATGCCTTCGCCTTGTTCAAGAAACGGATGTCGATGCTTTGGCCGCAGCACTTGGTTCAGTCCACGGTCCATATAAAGGGGAGCCAAAGCTCGGATTTGCCGAAATGGAAGAAATCTCTGAACTTATCGGTATACCACTTGTTCTACATGGCGGTTCTGGAATACCGGAACATCAGATTAAGAAGTCCATTGAACTTGGCCATGCAAAAATAAATGTAAATACTGAATGCAATCAAGTATGGGCAAAAACCGTTCGTGAAATTTTAACAAACGATCAAGAACTTTATAATCCACAGTCAATTCTCGTGCCGGGTATGGAGGCAATTACCGAAGTTGTAAAGGAAAAGATGAGGCTGTTTGGTTCAAGCAATCAAGCATGCTAA
- the iolG gene encoding inositol 2-dehydrogenase — MVDKEIVVGIIGAGRIGKLHVDNLKNISNIRIKTISDVFTDHLGDWFNTTGAENLTKDYQDIISDPEIDAIFICSPTNTHTEIIKEAALAGKHIFCEKPISFSDEETLDAFEAVRKAGVKFQIGFNRRYDRNFSKVKDIVETKQIGELHILKITSRDPAPPSLDYISSSGGLFVDMAIHDFDMARYISGSEVEEVFVQGASLVNPEIGELGDIDTAIISLKFANGSIGVIDNSRQAVYGYDQRLEAFGSKGSANVKNETESRVEFLSEDGVKEDNPLYFFLERYNDAYIKEVQEFFEAISNNEEVSCSFEDGIMAQRIAMAAKESLDSGKPVKVKMLDKILK, encoded by the coding sequence ATGGTAGATAAAGAGATTGTAGTTGGGATTATAGGCGCAGGAAGAATCGGGAAATTACATGTTGATAATCTGAAGAACATATCAAATATACGAATTAAGACGATTTCCGATGTTTTTACAGATCATTTGGGAGATTGGTTTAATACTACCGGAGCAGAAAACTTAACAAAGGATTATCAAGATATAATAAGTGATCCAGAAATTGATGCAATATTTATTTGTTCTCCAACCAATACACATACGGAAATCATTAAAGAAGCTGCTTTAGCAGGAAAACATATTTTCTGTGAGAAGCCAATAAGTTTTTCTGATGAGGAAACATTAGACGCATTTGAAGCCGTTAGAAAGGCTGGAGTTAAATTCCAAATTGGATTTAATAGAAGATATGACAGAAACTTTAGTAAGGTGAAAGATATAGTTGAAACAAAACAAATTGGGGAATTGCATATTCTAAAAATCACATCAAGAGATCCCGCGCCTCCTTCTCTAGATTACATTTCGAGCTCTGGTGGACTTTTTGTTGATATGGCAATCCACGACTTTGATATGGCGCGATATATCTCGGGTTCAGAGGTGGAAGAAGTTTTTGTTCAAGGGGCTTCATTAGTGAATCCTGAAATTGGAGAGCTAGGGGATATTGACACAGCAATTATTTCATTGAAATTCGCGAACGGCTCTATAGGTGTAATCGATAATAGTAGGCAAGCTGTATATGGTTATGATCAGCGTCTTGAAGCATTTGGGTCAAAGGGTTCAGCAAACGTTAAAAATGAAACGGAATCGAGGGTGGAATTCTTATCGGAAGACGGTGTGAAAGAAGATAACCCACTATACTTCTTCTTAGAAAGATACAATGACGCATATATCAAAGAAGTACAAGAATTCTTTGAAGCCATAAGTAATAATGAAGAGGTTTCATGTAGTTTTGAAGATGGTATTATGGCACAAAGAATTGCAATGGCAGCTAAAGAATCATTGGATTCTGGTAAACCAGTTAAAGTTAAAATGTTAGATAAAATTTTAAAATAA
- a CDS encoding solute:sodium symporter family transporter, translating to MNILVLLTFIIIVGGIGVYAYIRSRASTVNNTSEGYFLGGRSLTGFTIAGTVIMTNLSTEQLVGQNGQSYVAGMEVMAWEVTAAIALVFLALVFLPKYLKYGVNTISDFIEIRYDTITKRIVSFLFIFTYMTSFLPVVLYSGSLVFNQIFSVDKLLGVDPLVAVALIAGVIGVFGLIYLLLGGLSLAAFSDSVYGVLFLIGGLSIPVLGLIILGDGSFLGGLDSVKEKTPQLLNAIGPVDSNIVPWPTLFLGMFFNNLYFWCTNQMIVQKTLAGKNLKEGQKGALYVAFFKIFGALFLVFPGIVAFNMFGDSIKNPDNAYPTLLTAVLPEWAYGIFGAIIFGAILSSFVGALHATSTLFTLDFYKPVFKKDATDRQVARAGKLVTVIVGFISIIIAPLISFAPAGLYALVQQFNGLYSMPLLAIVILGFYSKYVTAQAAKITFIFHIVAYVFASFFLADIHYLYVLSVLFLLDVLILWLVGRIKPLDTPFEFKSDLNKVNLTPWKHRYLISTIVIISMIGAYIVFSPLVLAK from the coding sequence ATGAATATATTAGTTTTATTAACATTTATAATAATTGTTGGAGGAATTGGAGTTTACGCCTATATAAGAAGTCGGGCATCTACTGTTAATAATACGTCAGAAGGTTATTTCCTTGGTGGTCGAAGCTTGACAGGTTTTACGATAGCCGGAACTGTTATTATGACCAATCTATCAACCGAACAACTAGTTGGCCAAAATGGTCAAAGTTATGTTGCTGGAATGGAAGTAATGGCTTGGGAAGTAACTGCTGCGATTGCATTAGTATTCCTGGCGCTTGTTTTCTTACCAAAGTATTTGAAATATGGCGTCAATACAATATCTGATTTTATTGAAATCAGATATGACACCATTACTAAGAGAATTGTATCATTCCTATTTATTTTTACTTATATGACTTCATTTTTACCAGTTGTACTGTATTCAGGATCACTTGTTTTCAATCAAATTTTTAGTGTGGATAAACTGTTGGGTGTTGATCCATTAGTAGCAGTTGCACTTATTGCAGGTGTGATTGGTGTATTTGGTCTAATATATTTACTCTTAGGTGGTTTGTCTCTGGCCGCATTTAGTGACTCCGTTTATGGTGTTTTGTTTTTAATTGGTGGTCTATCCATTCCAGTGCTCGGATTAATCATACTTGGTGATGGTAGTTTTCTTGGAGGACTAGATTCTGTTAAGGAAAAGACGCCACAATTATTAAATGCAATTGGCCCTGTTGATTCTAATATAGTTCCATGGCCAACGCTCTTTTTAGGGATGTTTTTTAATAACTTGTACTTCTGGTGTACGAACCAAATGATTGTACAAAAAACGCTTGCTGGAAAAAATCTTAAAGAAGGTCAAAAAGGAGCCTTATACGTAGCATTCTTCAAAATTTTTGGAGCACTATTTCTAGTATTTCCAGGCATCGTAGCATTTAATATGTTTGGGGATTCTATAAAAAACCCTGATAATGCTTATCCAACATTACTTACAGCAGTCTTACCGGAATGGGCTTACGGTATCTTTGGTGCAATAATCTTTGGTGCAATATTAAGTTCATTCGTGGGTGCTTTACATGCAACTTCAACATTGTTTACATTAGACTTCTATAAACCCGTATTTAAAAAGGATGCAACAGATCGTCAAGTTGCTAGAGCAGGTAAGTTAGTTACGGTAATTGTAGGTTTTATTTCTATCATAATTGCACCGTTGATTTCATTTGCACCAGCAGGATTGTATGCTCTTGTTCAACAATTTAATGGATTATATAGTATGCCGTTGCTAGCAATTGTTATATTAGGTTTCTATTCAAAATATGTTACAGCACAAGCAGCAAAGATAACCTTTATATTCCATATAGTCGCATATGTGTTTGCAAGTTTCTTCTTAGCAGATATTCATTATTTATACGTACTAAGTGTCTTATTCTTACTAGATGTTCTAATACTTTGGTTAGTCGGTAGAATTAAGCCATTAGATACGCCATTTGAATTTAAATCAGATTTGAATAAAGTTAATTTAACACCATGGAAACATCGATATTTGATAAGTACAATTGTTATTATATCTATGATTGGTGCGTATATAGTATTCTCACCATTAGTACTTGCAAAATAA
- the iolE gene encoding myo-inosose-2 dehydratase, with amino-acid sequence MVSKEKIQFGCAPIAWTNDDLPELGRENSFEQCISEMALAQYTGTEIGNKYPKDPKVLRRYLEPRNLQVASAWFSAFLTTKPYVETKEAFARHRDFLYEMGAKVIVVSEQGLSIQGQMNTPLFKKKPVFTDSEWNKLTTGLDALGELALEKGMKIVYHHHMGTGVQTTEEIDRLMESTDPEKVSLLYDTGHLVFSGEDLGEVYHKHQSRIKHIHFKDIREEVAKEVKENDDSFLTAVKKGAFTVPGDGMIDFKPLLRNFYDNDYNGWIIVEAEQDPARANPFEYALKAKKYIDGIIPQNFSLSS; translated from the coding sequence ATGGTTTCTAAAGAGAAAATCCAGTTTGGCTGTGCACCTATTGCATGGACAAATGATGATTTGCCTGAATTAGGTCGTGAAAATAGTTTTGAACAATGTATTAGTGAGATGGCTCTTGCGCAGTACACGGGAACAGAAATCGGAAATAAATATCCCAAGGATCCTAAAGTGTTAAGAAGATATTTAGAACCGAGAAATCTTCAGGTAGCAAGTGCTTGGTTTAGTGCTTTCTTAACAACAAAACCATACGTAGAAACAAAAGAGGCATTTGCTCGGCACCGTGATTTTCTATATGAAATGGGAGCAAAAGTAATCGTTGTGTCAGAACAAGGGCTTAGTATCCAAGGACAAATGAATACCCCTCTTTTCAAGAAAAAGCCAGTTTTTACAGATTCGGAATGGAACAAATTAACAACCGGTCTTGATGCACTAGGGGAATTGGCGCTTGAAAAAGGAATGAAAATTGTTTATCACCATCATATGGGCACAGGGGTACAAACTACCGAAGAAATAGATAGATTAATGGAAAGCACAGACCCTGAAAAAGTATCTTTATTATATGATACTGGACATCTTGTCTTCTCTGGTGAAGATTTGGGTGAAGTCTATCATAAACATCAATCGCGTATTAAGCATATTCACTTTAAAGATATTCGTGAAGAGGTTGCCAAAGAAGTAAAAGAGAATGATGATAGCTTTTTAACAGCGGTTAAAAAAGGTGCCTTTACCGTGCCTGGAGACGGCATGATTGATTTCAAACCACTTTTAAGGAATTTTTATGATAACGATTACAATGGGTGGATTATTGTGGAAGCAGAACAAGACCCTGCCAGGGCGAATCCATTTGAATATGCATTAAAAGCAAAAAAATATATTGATGGGATCATACCGCAAAATTTTAGTTTAAGCAGTTAA
- the iolG gene encoding inositol 2-dehydrogenase — MSSIRLGIVGLGRLGKIHAMNIAKHIPGATLTAACSIVEEELEFATNKLGVEETYLTYEEMVNSPNLDAVCIVSPSGFHTEQIRLAMEKGLHVFCEKPIGLEIADIEKTIEIIESHPDQVFQLGFMRRYDESYQYAKEMVDSGELGELTVIRCYGIDPSSGLESFVKFAGASNSGGLFADMSIHDIDLVRWFSNKEVKRVWAIGKNAAYPELDEVNELETGAAMMQLEDKTIAILVAGRNAVHGYHVETELIGTKGMLRIAAVPEKNLVSVFNEHGVVRPTSQHFPERFQEAFMNEMKEFISCIKEKRQPEVSAFDGLQGTKVAIALQQSIDTNQIVELHNQEVSYGF, encoded by the coding sequence ATGAGTAGTATCAGACTAGGAATTGTAGGACTTGGAAGGCTAGGGAAAATCCATGCTATGAATATAGCAAAACATATCCCTGGTGCAACATTAACAGCTGCTTGCAGTATTGTAGAAGAAGAGCTGGAATTTGCTACAAATAAACTTGGGGTTGAGGAAACTTACTTAACATATGAAGAAATGGTTAATAGTCCTAATCTGGATGCCGTATGTATTGTATCACCATCAGGTTTTCATACAGAACAGATTCGTTTAGCGATGGAGAAAGGCTTACATGTTTTCTGTGAGAAACCCATTGGATTGGAAATAGCTGATATAGAGAAAACAATTGAAATCATTGAATCCCATCCTGATCAAGTTTTTCAACTTGGTTTTATGAGACGCTATGATGAATCCTATCAATATGCTAAAGAAATGGTAGATTCTGGTGAACTTGGTGAATTGACCGTTATTCGCTGTTATGGAATTGATCCTAGTTCAGGTCTTGAAAGCTTTGTGAAATTTGCTGGTGCAAGCAATAGTGGAGGATTATTTGCAGACATGTCCATTCATGACATTGACTTGGTTAGATGGTTTTCTAACAAAGAAGTGAAGCGTGTATGGGCAATAGGCAAAAATGCAGCCTATCCAGAATTAGATGAAGTAAACGAATTAGAAACTGGTGCCGCAATGATGCAGTTAGAAGATAAAACGATCGCAATCCTTGTCGCTGGCCGTAACGCTGTTCATGGATATCATGTTGAAACAGAGCTCATTGGAACGAAGGGCATGCTCCGCATTGCTGCTGTCCCAGAAAAGAATTTAGTTTCTGTGTTTAATGAACATGGTGTTGTTAGACCAACATCCCAACATTTCCCAGAACGTTTCCAAGAAGCTTTCATGAATGAGATGAAGGAATTTATCTCTTGTATCAAAGAAAAACGTCAACCAGAAGTAAGCGCATTTGATGGTTTACAAGGTACGAAGGTTGCGATAGCTTTACAGCAATCCATTGATACAAATCAAATTGTTGAATTACATAATCAGGAGGTGTCCTATGGTTTCTAA
- the iolD gene encoding 3D-(3,5/4)-trihydroxycyclohexane-1,2-dione acylhydrolase (decyclizing): MKTVRLTTAQALIKFIKQQYISVDGKETPFVEGIFNVFGHGNVLGIGQAMEQDAGDLKIIQGKNEQGMAHAAIAYSKQMLRQKIYAVTTSVGPGSANLVAAAGTALANNIPVLFIPGDTFATRQPDPVLQQVEQDHSASITTNDALKPVSRYWDRVTRPEQLMSSLLRAFEVMTNPATAGPTTICISQDVEGEAYDFEEKFFEKRVHYVDRKAPVERELAGAAELIKASKKPVILVGGGAKYSGAREILMVLSEKHQIPLVETQAGKSTVEASFANNLGGMGVTGTLAANKAAYQSDLIIGIGTRYTDFATSSKTAFNFDKTNFLNINVSRAQAYKLDAFQVVADAKTTLEQLAPLLEGYTSAFGDTISELKEEWLAERERLANVTFKRENFDPEVKEQFTQEVLNEYADALETEFIQTAAVLAINDTVAPDSNVITSAGSLPGDMQRIWNPEVPNTYSVEYGYSCMGYEVSGALGIKLANPDQEVYSFVGDGSFLMLHSELITAIQYNQKINVLLFDNSGFGCINNLQMGHGSGSYFTEFRTHDNKILNIDYAKVAEGYGAKVYRANTVEELKAALEDAKQQEVSTLIEMKVLPKTMTEGYESWWNVGVAEVSENENVQKAYKEKAEIRKKAKQY, encoded by the coding sequence ATGAAAACGGTTAGATTAACGACAGCACAAGCATTGATCAAGTTTATTAAACAACAATATATTAGCGTTGATGGGAAGGAAACTCCCTTTGTAGAAGGTATCTTTAACGTCTTTGGTCATGGGAATGTTCTTGGAATCGGTCAGGCAATGGAACAGGATGCAGGTGATTTAAAAATCATTCAAGGGAAAAACGAACAAGGGATGGCCCATGCAGCAATTGCGTACAGCAAGCAAATGCTGCGTCAAAAGATTTATGCTGTAACAACTTCCGTTGGACCAGGATCAGCTAATCTTGTAGCCGCAGCGGGAACAGCATTAGCCAATAATATTCCGGTGTTGTTCATCCCGGGTGATACCTTTGCAACAAGACAGCCAGATCCGGTATTACAACAGGTGGAACAGGATCATAGTGCATCAATCACAACGAATGACGCATTAAAACCAGTATCACGCTACTGGGATCGTGTCACACGCCCAGAACAATTAATGTCAAGTTTACTCCGCGCATTTGAAGTGATGACAAACCCAGCAACAGCTGGACCTACAACGATTTGTATTTCCCAGGATGTTGAAGGGGAAGCATATGATTTTGAAGAGAAATTCTTTGAGAAACGTGTCCACTACGTTGATCGAAAAGCACCTGTCGAAAGGGAACTAGCTGGAGCAGCTGAATTAATTAAAGCGAGTAAAAAACCAGTTATATTAGTAGGTGGCGGAGCAAAATATTCCGGTGCTCGTGAAATTTTAATGGTACTTTCAGAGAAGCATCAGATTCCACTGGTAGAAACGCAAGCAGGGAAATCGACAGTTGAAGCATCGTTTGCAAACAACCTTGGTGGAATGGGGGTCACTGGTACACTTGCTGCGAATAAAGCAGCATATCAATCAGACTTAATTATCGGTATAGGTACAAGATATACGGATTTTGCTACATCATCTAAAACAGCATTTAACTTTGATAAAACGAATTTCCTGAATATCAATGTCAGTCGGGCGCAAGCATATAAGCTAGATGCATTCCAGGTAGTCGCCGATGCAAAAACAACGCTCGAACAATTGGCACCACTTCTTGAAGGATATACAAGTGCGTTTGGGGACACCATTTCAGAATTGAAGGAAGAATGGCTTGCTGAACGTGAGCGCTTAGCGAATGTAACATTTAAGCGTGAAAACTTCGATCCAGAAGTAAAGGAGCAATTCACTCAGGAAGTGCTGAATGAATATGCAGATGCCCTTGAAACAGAATTTATCCAAACAGCAGCAGTACTAGCAATCAATGATACGGTGGCACCAGACAGTAATGTTATTACATCAGCAGGTTCACTGCCGGGAGACATGCAACGAATTTGGAATCCAGAAGTACCAAATACATACAGTGTCGAATATGGGTATTCCTGTATGGGATATGAAGTTTCCGGTGCATTAGGGATTAAATTGGCAAACCCTGACCAAGAGGTATATTCCTTTGTAGGGGATGGTAGTTTCCTCATGCTGCATTCAGAACTAATTACTGCCATTCAATACAATCAAAAAATAAATGTCCTATTATTTGATAACTCTGGGTTCGGATGTATTAACAATCTACAAATGGGACATGGCAGTGGTAGCTATTTCACAGAATTTAGAACCCATGATAATAAGATATTAAACATTGATTATGCGAAGGTGGCAGAAGGTTACGGTGCGAAAGTTTACCGTGCGAATACAGTGGAGGAATTAAAAGCTGCGCTTGAGGATGCAAAGCAGCAAGAAGTATCTACTTTAATTGAAATGAAAGTGCTACCAAAGACAATGACAGAAGGATATGAAAGCTGGTGGAATGTTGGAGTAGCTGAAGTATCAGAAAATGAAAACGTTCAAAAGGCATATAAAGAAAAGGCAGAAATAAGAAAGAAAGCAAAACAATACTAA